Proteins encoded within one genomic window of Mesobacillus subterraneus:
- a CDS encoding LTA synthase family protein, with product MNNNKWTKASIVSIATILLWLKTYIAYKTSFDIKIENWRQEIILFMNPLSFLMVIFGVSMFMKEKAQKRYILITSFIVSAILFANVVFYRFFNDFLTIPVLFQTSNMSDLGSSVTELINFSDLLYFADIVVLALLLKVKPNILGYREYSKVDRRAYFLVAIAISFFNLGMAETERPQLLTRTFDREMLVKNIGTYNYHLYDAFLQSKSSAQRAMADGSELADIDNYVRANYLPPSDDMFGIAKGKNVILVSMESTQNFVINQTVNGQEITPFLNDFIKESYYFNNFYHQTGQGKTSDSEFLVDNSLYPLSRGAVFFTHSGNEYTATPEILNENGYFTASLHANNKSFWNRDIMYQALGYERFYSLPDYDVEEENSVGWGMKDIEFFQQSVDHLKAMPKPFYSKFITLTNHFPFELNEEDRFVDSFTSNDKTVNNYFPTVRYQDEALKLFIQKLKDEGLYEDSIIILYGDHYGISENHNKAMGEYLGKEITPFESTQLQQVPLIVHIPGQEGKTIPTVGGQIDLKPTILHLLGIDTKNNIDFGSDLFSKERLDFAVLRDGSFITKDHVFTRETCYDKSTGEPTDKAACEPFIDQAKNELEYSDKIIYGDLLRFYGEKNASKEKGYPKTNE from the coding sequence ATGAACAATAATAAATGGACTAAGGCATCCATTGTTTCGATTGCGACAATTCTGCTTTGGTTAAAAACTTATATTGCCTATAAAACTAGTTTTGATATAAAAATTGAGAACTGGAGACAGGAAATCATCCTGTTCATGAATCCATTAAGTTTTCTGATGGTCATCTTTGGAGTCAGCATGTTCATGAAGGAAAAGGCGCAGAAACGCTACATTTTAATTACAAGTTTCATAGTTTCAGCGATTCTTTTCGCGAATGTGGTGTTTTACCGTTTCTTCAATGATTTCCTGACGATACCTGTTCTTTTCCAAACGAGCAATATGAGCGACTTGGGAAGCAGTGTTACCGAGTTGATCAACTTCAGTGATTTGTTATATTTCGCTGATATCGTTGTATTGGCACTTTTATTAAAAGTTAAACCCAATATATTAGGATACCGGGAATATTCCAAGGTGGACCGCAGAGCATATTTCCTTGTGGCAATTGCGATCTCATTTTTTAACCTGGGAATGGCTGAAACGGAGCGGCCCCAGCTGTTGACAAGGACATTCGACAGAGAAATGCTGGTCAAGAATATTGGGACTTACAATTATCACCTGTATGATGCTTTCCTACAGTCAAAGTCTTCGGCACAGAGAGCTATGGCAGATGGCAGTGAACTGGCGGATATCGATAACTATGTGCGTGCTAACTATCTTCCACCGAGCGATGACATGTTTGGTATTGCAAAGGGGAAAAACGTGATTCTGGTTTCAATGGAATCCACACAGAACTTTGTGATCAATCAAACTGTGAATGGACAGGAAATTACACCGTTCCTGAACGATTTCATTAAAGAAAGTTACTACTTTAACAATTTTTATCACCAGACGGGACAGGGGAAAACTTCAGACTCAGAATTCCTGGTTGATAACTCATTGTATCCATTAAGCCGTGGTGCAGTTTTCTTTACGCATTCAGGCAATGAATATACAGCGACACCTGAAATCCTGAATGAGAACGGCTATTTCACTGCTTCTCTACATGCGAATAACAAGAGCTTCTGGAACAGAGATATCATGTATCAAGCACTTGGTTACGAGCGCTTCTACTCGTTGCCGGATTATGATGTGGAAGAAGAAAATTCAGTAGGCTGGGGAATGAAGGATATTGAGTTCTTCCAGCAGTCTGTTGATCATTTGAAGGCCATGCCAAAACCATTCTATTCAAAGTTCATTACATTAACGAATCACTTCCCATTCGAATTGAATGAAGAAGATCGCTTTGTTGATTCTTTTACATCAAATGACAAGACAGTCAACAATTATTTCCCGACTGTCCGTTATCAGGATGAAGCTTTGAAACTCTTTATACAAAAACTAAAAGATGAAGGTCTCTATGAAGACTCAATCATCATTTTATACGGAGATCATTATGGAATATCCGAAAACCATAATAAGGCTATGGGTGAGTATCTCGGCAAGGAGATTACACCATTCGAAAGCACGCAGCTGCAGCAGGTGCCGCTGATTGTTCATATTCCTGGTCAGGAAGGCAAGACGATTCCAACTGTTGGCGGACAGATTGATCTCAAACCGACTATTCTCCACCTGTTAGGAATCGACACTAAGAACAACATTGACTTCGGTTCAGATTTATTCTCAAAGGAACGGCTTGACTTTGCGGTTCTGCGCGATGGCAGCTTCATCACTAAGGACCACGTATTCACTAGAGAAACTTGCTATGATAAATCAACTGGTGAGCCGACTGACAAAGCAGCTTGTGAGCCTTTTATTGACCAAGCAAAGAACGAGCTCGAGTATTCCGATAAAATTATTTATGGCGACTTGCTGAGATTTTATGGCGAGAAAAATGCCAGTAAAGAAAAAGGTTATCCTAAAACAAATGAATGA